The following proteins are co-located in the Perognathus longimembris pacificus isolate PPM17 chromosome 25, ASM2315922v1, whole genome shotgun sequence genome:
- the Rufy1 gene encoding RUN and FYVE domain-containing protein 1 isoform X2 has translation MADQEGGCPAERESEPEPELGPESGPEPGEEFEIVDRSQLPSTGELRSAARPRTTGEAWSAPLLTLARRATGNLSASCGSALRAAAGLDGGGERAARAASKGQMMEERTNLMHMVKLSVKVLLQSALSLGRSLDADHAPLQQFFVVMEHCLKHGLKVKKSFIGQNKSFFGPLELVEKLCPEASDLATSVRNLPELKTAVGRGRAWLYLALMQKKLADYLKVLIDNKHLLSEFYEPEALMMEEEGMVIVGLLVGLNVLDANLCLKGEDLDSQVGVIDFSLYLKDGQDLDGSKEHERITDVLDQKNYVEELNRHLSCTVGDLQSKIDGLEKTNSKLQEELSAATDRICSLQEEQQQLREQNELIRERSEKSVEITKQDSKVELETYKQTRQGLDEMYSDVWKQLKEEKKVRQELEKELELQIGMKTEMEIAMKLLEKDTHEKQDTLVALRQQLEEVKAINLQMFHKVQNAESSLQQKNEAITSFEGKTNQVMSNMKQMEERLQHSERARQGAEERSHKLQQELGGRVGALQLQLAQLHEQCSSLEKELKSEKEQRQVLQRELQHEKDSSSLLRTELQQVEGLKKELQELQEEKAELRKVCEEQEQALQEMGLHLSQSKLKMEDIKEVNKALKV, from the exons ATGGCCGACCAGGAAGGCGGCTGCCCTGCGGAACGGGAGTCGGAGCCAGAGCCGGAGTTAGGGCCCGAGTCGGGGCCGGAGCCCGGAGAAGAATTTGAAATCGTAGACCGCAGCCAGCTGCCCAGCACAGGCGAACTCCGGAGCGCGGCGAGGCCTCGGACGACGGGCGAGGCCTGGTCCGCGCCGCTGCTGACCCTGGCGCGCCGGGCCACCGGGAACCTGTCGGCGAGCTGCGGGAGCGCGCTGCGCGCGGCCGCGGGTCTGGAcggcggcggggagcgcgcggcgCGGGCAG CGTCGAAGGGCCAGATGATGGAGGAGCGCACCAACCTGATGCACATGGTGAAGCTCAGCGTGAAGGTGTTGCTCCAGTCCGCGCTGAGCCTGGGCCGCAGCCTGGACGCCGACCATGCCCCCTTGCAGCAGTTCTTCGTGGTGATGGAGCACTGCCTCAAGCACGGGCTGAAAG ttaAGAAGAGTTTTATtggtcaaaataaatctttctttggtCCTTTGGAGCTGGTGGAGAAACTTTGTCCAGAAGCATCAGACCTAGCTACTAGTGTGAGAAATCTGCCAGAATTAAA GACAGCTGTGGGAAGAGGCAGAGCTTGGCTTTATCTTGCCCTCATGCAAAAGAAACTGGCAGATTACCTGAAAGTTCTGATAGACAATAAACATCTCCTAAG TGAGTTCTATGAGCCTGAGGCACTAATGATGGAAGAAGAAGGGATGGTGATTGTTGGTCTGCTGGTAGGACTCAATGTTCTCGATGCCAATCTCTGCTTAAAAGGAGAAGACTTGGATTCTCAG GTTGGAGTGATCGACTTTTCCCTCTACCTTAAAGATGGACAGGACCTTGATGGCAGCAAAGA GCATGAAAGAATTACTGATGTCCTTGATCAAAAAAATTATGTGGAAGAACTGAACCGGCACTTAAG CTGCACAGTTGGAGATCTTCAGTCCAAGATAGATGGCTTAGAAAAGACTAATTCAAAGCTCCAAGAAGAG CTTTCTGCCGCAACAGACCGCATTTGCTCACTGCAAGAAGAGCAGCAGCAGTTAAGAGAGCAGAATGAATTAATCCGCGAGAGAAGTGAAAAGAGCGTGGAG ATAACAAAACAGGACTCAAAAGTTGAGCTGGAGACTTACAAGCAGACCCGGCAAGGCCTGGACGAAATGTACAGTGATGTGTGGAAGCAgttgaaggaggagaagaaagtgaGACAG GAGCTAGAAAAAGAACTGGAGTTACAAATTGgaatgaaaacagaaatggagatcGCCATGAAGTTACTGGAAAAAGACACCCATGAGAAGCAGGATACACTCGTGGCTCTGCGCCAGCAGCTGGAAGAAGTCAAAGCTATTAATTTACAGATGTTCCACAAGGTTCAG AATGCAGAGAGCAGTTTACAGCAGAAGAACGAAGCCATCACGTCTTTTGAAGGAAAAACCAATCAAGTGATGTCCAATATGAAACAAATGGAAGAAAG GTTACAGCACTCAGAGCGGGCCAGACAGGGGGCGGAGGAGCGGAGCCACAAGCTGCAGCAGGAGCTTGGCGGCAGGGTCGGCGCCCTGCAGCTGCAGCTAGCCCAGCTGCACGAGCAATG CTCAAGTCTCGAGAAGGAATTGAAatcagaaaaagagcaaagacaagTTCTTCAGCGAGAATTACAGCATGAGAAAGACTCCTCGTCTCTCCTCCGAACAGAGCTACAGCAAGTGGAAGGATTAAAGAAG gagctgcaggagctccAGGAGGAGAAGGCAGAGTTGCGAAAGGTCTGTGAGGAACAGGAACAAGCCCTCCAGGAAATGGGGTTGCACCTTAGCCA
- the Rufy1 gene encoding RUN and FYVE domain-containing protein 1 isoform X3: MADQEGGCPAERESEPEPELGPESGPEPGEEFEIVDRSQLPSTGELRSAARPRTTGEAWSAPLLTLARRATGNLSASCGSALRAAAGLDGGGERAARAASKGQMMEERTNLMHMVKLSVKVLLQSALSLGRSLDADHAPLQQFFVVMEHCLKHGLKVKKSFIGQNKSFFGPLELVEKLCPEASDLATSVRNLPELKTAVGRGRAWLYLALMQKKLADYLKVLIDNKHLLSEFYEPEALMMEEEGMVIVGLLVGLNVLDANLCLKGEDLDSQVGVIDFSLYLKDGQDLDGSKEHERITDVLDQKNYVEELNRHLSCTVGDLQSKIDGLEKTNSKLQEELSAATDRICSLQEEQQQLREQNELIRERSEKSVEITKQDSKVELETYKQTRQGLDEMYSDVWKQLKEEKKVRQELEKELELQIGMKTEMEIAMKLLEKDTHEKQDTLVALRQQLEEVKAINLQMFHKVQNAESSLQQKNEAITSFEGKTNQVMSNMKQMEERLQHSERARQGAEERSHKLQQELGGRVGALQLQLAQLHEQCSSLEKELKSEKEQRQVLQRELQHEKDSSSLLRTELQQVEGLKKELQELQEEKAELRKVCEEQEQALQEMGLHLSQ; this comes from the exons ATGGCCGACCAGGAAGGCGGCTGCCCTGCGGAACGGGAGTCGGAGCCAGAGCCGGAGTTAGGGCCCGAGTCGGGGCCGGAGCCCGGAGAAGAATTTGAAATCGTAGACCGCAGCCAGCTGCCCAGCACAGGCGAACTCCGGAGCGCGGCGAGGCCTCGGACGACGGGCGAGGCCTGGTCCGCGCCGCTGCTGACCCTGGCGCGCCGGGCCACCGGGAACCTGTCGGCGAGCTGCGGGAGCGCGCTGCGCGCGGCCGCGGGTCTGGAcggcggcggggagcgcgcggcgCGGGCAG CGTCGAAGGGCCAGATGATGGAGGAGCGCACCAACCTGATGCACATGGTGAAGCTCAGCGTGAAGGTGTTGCTCCAGTCCGCGCTGAGCCTGGGCCGCAGCCTGGACGCCGACCATGCCCCCTTGCAGCAGTTCTTCGTGGTGATGGAGCACTGCCTCAAGCACGGGCTGAAAG ttaAGAAGAGTTTTATtggtcaaaataaatctttctttggtCCTTTGGAGCTGGTGGAGAAACTTTGTCCAGAAGCATCAGACCTAGCTACTAGTGTGAGAAATCTGCCAGAATTAAA GACAGCTGTGGGAAGAGGCAGAGCTTGGCTTTATCTTGCCCTCATGCAAAAGAAACTGGCAGATTACCTGAAAGTTCTGATAGACAATAAACATCTCCTAAG TGAGTTCTATGAGCCTGAGGCACTAATGATGGAAGAAGAAGGGATGGTGATTGTTGGTCTGCTGGTAGGACTCAATGTTCTCGATGCCAATCTCTGCTTAAAAGGAGAAGACTTGGATTCTCAG GTTGGAGTGATCGACTTTTCCCTCTACCTTAAAGATGGACAGGACCTTGATGGCAGCAAAGA GCATGAAAGAATTACTGATGTCCTTGATCAAAAAAATTATGTGGAAGAACTGAACCGGCACTTAAG CTGCACAGTTGGAGATCTTCAGTCCAAGATAGATGGCTTAGAAAAGACTAATTCAAAGCTCCAAGAAGAG CTTTCTGCCGCAACAGACCGCATTTGCTCACTGCAAGAAGAGCAGCAGCAGTTAAGAGAGCAGAATGAATTAATCCGCGAGAGAAGTGAAAAGAGCGTGGAG ATAACAAAACAGGACTCAAAAGTTGAGCTGGAGACTTACAAGCAGACCCGGCAAGGCCTGGACGAAATGTACAGTGATGTGTGGAAGCAgttgaaggaggagaagaaagtgaGACAG GAGCTAGAAAAAGAACTGGAGTTACAAATTGgaatgaaaacagaaatggagatcGCCATGAAGTTACTGGAAAAAGACACCCATGAGAAGCAGGATACACTCGTGGCTCTGCGCCAGCAGCTGGAAGAAGTCAAAGCTATTAATTTACAGATGTTCCACAAGGTTCAG AATGCAGAGAGCAGTTTACAGCAGAAGAACGAAGCCATCACGTCTTTTGAAGGAAAAACCAATCAAGTGATGTCCAATATGAAACAAATGGAAGAAAG GTTACAGCACTCAGAGCGGGCCAGACAGGGGGCGGAGGAGCGGAGCCACAAGCTGCAGCAGGAGCTTGGCGGCAGGGTCGGCGCCCTGCAGCTGCAGCTAGCCCAGCTGCACGAGCAATG CTCAAGTCTCGAGAAGGAATTGAAatcagaaaaagagcaaagacaagTTCTTCAGCGAGAATTACAGCATGAGAAAGACTCCTCGTCTCTCCTCCGAACAGAGCTACAGCAAGTGGAAGGATTAAAGAAG gagctgcaggagctccAGGAGGAGAAGGCAGAGTTGCGAAAGGTCTGTGAGGAACAGGAACAAGCCCTCCAGGAAATGGGGTTGCACCTTAGCCAGTAA